DNA from Candidatus Neomarinimicrobiota bacterium:
AAAGCAATATCGTCGATAACCCATTCCGTCCCTTTACTATTTTTTTTCAACTCATCCTTGAAAATGAACCGAGTTGGAAACCACCTGTCCTGAACTTTCTTAATGCCGTCCATGGAAGTGGATTTCAGGAGTTTACCGCTTTTTGCATAGAGTTCCTCTTTCATGGGTAGCAAATATTCCGAATCCACCCAAGCACGACGCTTGGGGTAAGATAGTCCTTTCACTTGGGCTTCAAGAAAAAGGACCCAGTGCTTTCGGCCATCAATCATTTCCGATCCTTCAACTGTCGCCTCGTAAAGATCAGTTAAGGGCCGGTCTTCCATCATATCATTATATGACATGTCTGATCCCATAACAGATTGGCGCAACATGTGGCCGGAGATCTG
Protein-coding regions in this window:
- a CDS encoding outer membrane lipoprotein-sorting protein; the encoded protein is QISGHMLRQSVMGSDMSYNDMMEDRPLTDLYEATVEGSEMIDGRKHWVLFLEAQVKGLSYPKRRAWVDSEYLLPMKEELYAKSGKLLKSTSMDGIKKVQDRWFPTRFIFKDELKKNSKGTEWVIDDIAFDVEIPDSRFSKAMLRK